The segment CAGCTCGATGAAGGTGCTGACGCCGAAGAACACCACCGAGCGGACCACCTCCACCCCGGTCAGCACCAGGAACGGCCGCCAGCGGTCCTTCCCGGCCCGCTTCGCCCCGCCCCCGGCGTGCGGGTACGTCCGGTGCCGGGCCCGGAACAGCACCGCCGCCATCAGCAGCGCCGGCAGCACGAACACCGCCGTCGCCCGCACGCCCCAGGCCGCCAGCAGCGGGGTGGCCAGCACCGGCGCCAGGAAGAACCCGACGCTGCCGCCCGCCGCGAAGACGCTCATCGCACTGGTGGAGTCGCCCGCCGCCTCCCGGGCCGCCCGCCCCGCCGCCGGGTGGAACGCCGCCACCCCGAGGCCGGAGAGCAGCACCAGCAGCCACACCAGCGCGTACCCGTCGGCCAGCCCGCTCAGCCCCACGCCCAGCCCGGCCAGCGCCAGCCCCGCCGCCGACAGCCAGGGCAGCGGACGCCGGTCCACCAGCAGGCCAACCAGCGGCTGCGGGACGGCGCTGCCCAGCGTCGCCGCCAGCGTCAGCCCGCCCGCCGCCACATACCCGTAGCCGCGCTCCAGCACGAAGTACGGCACCACCGCGGGCACCAGCCCCTGGTACAGGTCGTCCACGGCGTGCGCCGCGCCCCACATCCGCATCCGGCGCCACACACCGGCCAGTTCGCTCGTCATGCGCACCAGCCTGGCGGCCGGGGCGCCGTGCGGGCTTCCGGTACTCTGCCAATCCATGTCGCCAACCCGCCAACCTGCCCCGGACGGCCCGGACGCTCCGCCGGACCCCGGCCCGGACGCCGCAGCAGCGCGGGCCATGCCCGCCGCCACGCCCGCCGCCGCGCCCGCGTCCGCCGCCCACGCGTCCGCCGCG is part of the Kitasatospora cineracea genome and harbors:
- a CDS encoding MFS transporter: MTSELAGVWRRMRMWGAAHAVDDLYQGLVPAVVPYFVLERGYGYVAAGGLTLAATLGSAVPQPLVGLLVDRRPLPWLSAAGLALAGLGVGLSGLADGYALVWLLVLLSGLGVAAFHPAAGRAAREAAGDSTSAMSVFAAGGSVGFFLAPVLATPLLAAWGVRATAVFVLPALLMAAVLFRARHRTYPHAGGGAKRAGKDRWRPFLVLTGVEVVRSVVFFGVSTFIELYWLRQLGASHLLAGAALTCFLLGGVGGTLGGGRLADRIGMVRTAQWGTALTVPMLVLLRVTPGAWAPLLFAVLAGAALNLPFAVLVKLGQDYLPNRPGTAAGVTLGLAVSIGGLIAPLFGLIAQQHGPQGVLTVLPAIPLLGVALGAFMVEPGRWTDAADDDPADDDDPAPEPELVA